In Salinarimonas sp., a genomic segment contains:
- the odhB gene encoding 2-oxoglutarate dehydrogenase complex dihydrolipoyllysine-residue succinyltransferase, with product MATEIRVPTLGESVSEATIARWFKKPGEAVSADEPLVELETDKVTLEVNAPASGVIAEIAQAEGATVEPGGVLGTIDEGASAAAAPAKKAEKAPEKAEEKPAAKAAEPAVQTQGYGNAPKTGLSTEDHGPAVGRLARESGVDPAQVAASGKDGRVTKGDMLAAIAGGGATAPTAPAPAPAQMRAPSAPDDASREERVRMTKLRQTIARRLKDAQNTAAMLTTFNDVDMSAVMEMRKTYKDVFEKKHGVKLGFMGFFTKACVQALKELPAVNAEIDGQDIVYKNYYHVGIAVGTEKGLVVPVVRDADQMSIAEIEKQIGVFGKKARDGKLSIDEMQGGTFTITNGGIYGSLMSTPILNAPQSGILGMHRIEERPVVRGGQVVVRPMMYLALSYDHRIVDGKEAVTFLVRVKEALEDPARLVLDL from the coding sequence ATGGCCACAGAGATCCGCGTACCCACATTGGGCGAATCCGTCAGCGAAGCGACCATCGCCCGCTGGTTCAAGAAGCCCGGCGAGGCGGTGAGCGCCGACGAGCCGCTCGTCGAGCTCGAGACCGACAAGGTCACGCTCGAGGTGAACGCGCCGGCGTCCGGCGTGATCGCCGAGATCGCGCAGGCGGAGGGCGCAACGGTCGAGCCCGGCGGCGTGCTCGGCACGATCGACGAGGGCGCGTCCGCGGCGGCGGCGCCGGCCAAGAAGGCCGAGAAGGCGCCGGAAAAGGCCGAGGAGAAGCCCGCCGCCAAGGCCGCGGAGCCCGCGGTGCAGACGCAGGGGTACGGCAACGCGCCCAAGACCGGCCTCTCGACCGAGGATCACGGCCCGGCGGTCGGCCGCCTCGCCCGCGAGAGCGGCGTCGATCCCGCGCAGGTCGCGGCCTCCGGCAAGGACGGGCGCGTCACCAAGGGCGACATGCTCGCCGCCATCGCGGGCGGGGGCGCGACGGCTCCCACGGCGCCGGCCCCAGCCCCCGCGCAGATGCGCGCGCCCTCCGCGCCGGACGACGCCTCGCGCGAGGAGCGCGTGCGCATGACGAAGCTGCGCCAGACCATCGCGCGCCGCCTCAAGGACGCGCAGAACACCGCGGCCATGCTCACGACGTTCAACGACGTCGACATGTCGGCCGTGATGGAGATGCGCAAGACCTACAAGGACGTATTCGAGAAGAAGCACGGCGTGAAGCTCGGCTTCATGGGCTTCTTCACCAAGGCCTGCGTGCAGGCGCTCAAGGAGCTCCCGGCCGTCAACGCCGAGATCGACGGGCAGGACATCGTCTACAAGAACTACTACCACGTCGGCATCGCGGTCGGCACCGAGAAGGGCCTCGTCGTGCCGGTGGTGCGCGACGCCGACCAGATGTCGATCGCCGAGATCGAGAAGCAGATCGGCGTCTTCGGCAAGAAGGCCCGCGACGGCAAGCTCTCCATCGACGAGATGCAGGGCGGCACCTTCACCATCACCAACGGCGGCATCTACGGTTCGCTGATGTCGACGCCGATCCTCAATGCGCCCCAGTCCGGCATCCTCGGCATGCACCGCATCGAGGAGCGCCCCGTGGTGCGCGGCGGCCAGGTCGTGGTGCGCCCGATGATGTATCTGGCGCTCTCCTACGACCACCGCATCGTCGACGGCAAGGAGGCCGTGACCTTCCTCGTGCGGGTGAAGGAAGCCCTGGAGGACCCGGCGCGGCTCGTGCTGGATCTGTGA